From Humibacter ginsenosidimutans, a single genomic window includes:
- a CDS encoding CpaF family protein, which produces MTDAVRLITDRVRDRVRREGVDLTADAPRAAQYARDEVRRFTERSLGGSLPLVADEVSTEREVLASLTGFGPLQPYLDDPGVEEIWLNAPDRCFVARSGRSERVDLALTDGQVRDLVERMLQASGRRVDLSSPFVDASLPDGSRLHVVIPDVTRTHWAVNVRKFSRRIRDLGRLVELGSITQQAAAFLRLCVLAGQNVLIAGATQSGKTTLLGAMLAAVPPSERVITVEETFELDLAATDVVAMQCRQPSLEGAGEITLRRLIKEALRMRPDRIVVGEVREAESLDLLLALNSGLPGACSIHANSAREALAKLCTLPLLAGANIDSGFVVPTVAQCVDIVVFCTLERNGTRRVTEILAPSGAVNNGVIEASPIFAVRDGRLAPTGGYPTKREKFLAAGLDPASVLAR; this is translated from the coding sequence ATGACCGACGCCGTGCGACTCATCACCGACCGCGTGCGCGACCGGGTGCGGCGTGAGGGAGTCGATCTCACGGCGGATGCTCCGCGCGCGGCCCAGTACGCGAGGGACGAGGTGCGCCGGTTCACAGAGCGTTCGCTCGGCGGATCGTTGCCTCTCGTCGCCGATGAGGTGAGCACGGAGCGGGAGGTGCTCGCGTCGCTCACCGGCTTCGGTCCGTTGCAGCCCTACCTCGATGACCCGGGAGTGGAGGAGATCTGGCTGAACGCGCCGGACCGGTGCTTCGTGGCTCGCAGCGGACGCTCGGAGCGAGTGGACCTGGCGCTCACCGACGGTCAGGTTCGGGACCTCGTCGAACGCATGCTGCAGGCATCCGGCCGCCGAGTCGATCTGTCGTCGCCGTTCGTCGACGCGTCGTTGCCGGACGGGAGCCGGCTTCACGTGGTGATCCCCGACGTGACCAGAACCCACTGGGCGGTCAACGTGCGCAAGTTCTCCCGGCGCATCCGCGACCTGGGACGGCTGGTGGAGCTGGGATCGATCACGCAACAGGCCGCGGCCTTTCTCCGGTTGTGCGTGCTGGCGGGCCAGAACGTCTTGATCGCCGGTGCGACGCAGAGCGGCAAGACGACACTTCTCGGAGCGATGCTCGCCGCGGTGCCTCCGAGCGAGCGCGTGATCACCGTGGAGGAGACGTTCGAACTCGACCTGGCCGCGACCGATGTCGTCGCCATGCAGTGCAGGCAGCCGAGCCTCGAAGGGGCGGGCGAGATCACGCTTCGTCGGCTGATCAAAGAGGCCCTGCGCATGCGGCCGGATCGGATCGTCGTCGGTGAGGTGCGTGAGGCAGAGAGTCTCGACCTGTTGTTGGCGCTGAATTCCGGCCTCCCCGGTGCGTGCTCGATCCACGCCAACAGCGCACGAGAGGCATTGGCGAAGCTCTGCACCCTGCCCTTGCTCGCCGGCGCCAACATCGACTCGGGCTTCGTGGTGCCCACGGTCGCGCAGTGCGTCGACATCGTGGTGTTCTGCACTCTGGAGCGAAACGGCACGCGCCGTGTCACCGAGATCCTGGCACCGAGCGGCGCGGTCAACAACGGAGTGATCGAGGCCAGCCCGATCTTCGCCGTGCGCGACGGCCGCCTGGCGCCGACCGGGGGATACCCGACGAAGCGGGAGAAGTTTCTCGCCGCGGGGCTCGACCCGGCATCGGTGCTCGCGCGATGA
- a CDS encoding DedA family protein: protein MVHTALIPWLDPSVIISSVGPWALLVVCAIIFAETGLLVGFIFPGDTLLVISGILTATDLVFGLQIWWVCLFIAIAAFAGGEVGYLIGNKAGPAIFERKETGLFSVENVKRTNAFFERFGPLAVILARFVPVVRTFAPVAAGVGHMSYRRYSLYNAIGAVLWGGGLTFFAYLIGFITPVANFVEKYIDVILVLAVVVTVIPALVHYLMGVRKSRKQAKAQAADPQLAESDAHDAQDAAERLSTEPDVFGGQKHSTE, encoded by the coding sequence GTGGTTCACACAGCATTGATTCCGTGGCTCGACCCGAGCGTGATCATCAGTTCGGTCGGCCCATGGGCCCTGCTCGTCGTCTGCGCCATCATCTTCGCCGAGACCGGCCTGCTCGTCGGGTTCATCTTTCCCGGCGACACGCTTCTGGTGATCAGCGGAATCCTGACGGCGACGGACCTCGTGTTCGGCCTGCAGATCTGGTGGGTATGCCTGTTCATCGCCATCGCCGCGTTCGCAGGCGGCGAGGTCGGGTATCTGATCGGCAACAAGGCGGGACCGGCCATCTTCGAACGCAAGGAGACCGGACTCTTCAGCGTCGAGAACGTCAAGCGCACGAACGCCTTCTTCGAGCGGTTCGGGCCGCTGGCGGTCATCCTCGCCCGCTTCGTGCCTGTGGTGCGCACGTTCGCGCCGGTCGCTGCCGGTGTCGGCCACATGAGTTACCGGCGCTACTCGCTGTACAACGCCATCGGCGCTGTGCTCTGGGGCGGCGGACTGACATTCTTCGCCTACCTGATCGGGTTCATCACCCCGGTCGCGAACTTCGTCGAGAAATACATCGACGTCATCCTCGTGCTCGCCGTCGTGGTCACCGTCATCCCCGCACTCGTTCACTACCTGATGGGGGTGCGCAAGTCGCGTAAGCAGGCGAAGGCGCAGGCGGCCGACCCGCAGCTGGCCGAGAGCGACGCGCACGACGCGCAGGATGCCGCCGAACGGCTCAGCACCGAGCCCGACGTGTTCGGCGGCCAGAAGCACAGCACGGAGTAG
- a CDS encoding cation diffusion facilitator family transporter: MTHSHEHSGAHDHGAHGSSRRRLLVVICIVLGVFVLEIVGALLSGSLALLADAGHLVSDLVGLIVALVAATIAARPATDRQTFGFQRVEVFGALVNSLILIGVAVSVAIGAALRFGGHPEVHSGWMLGVAVVGLIGNVTGLLVLRGGAKSSINMRGAYLEVLGDAFGSLATIAAAIVILTTGFAWADAIASIVIAVLIVPRAYSLLREVVRVLSESAPASTDVAEIREHLLGTDGVVAVHDVHVWAITSGAPVFSAHVVVQPQVFAQGRAGALLDELGGCLNHHFDVAHSTFRLEPAEHAAHEGDTHR; this comes from the coding sequence ATGACCCATTCTCACGAGCATTCCGGCGCGCACGATCACGGTGCACACGGCTCGAGCAGACGCCGTCTGCTCGTCGTGATCTGCATCGTGCTCGGCGTGTTCGTGCTCGAGATCGTCGGCGCGCTGCTGAGCGGTTCCCTCGCGCTGCTTGCCGATGCCGGACACCTCGTGAGCGACCTCGTCGGACTGATCGTCGCTCTCGTCGCGGCGACCATCGCGGCCCGACCCGCCACCGACCGGCAGACGTTCGGCTTTCAGCGCGTCGAGGTCTTCGGTGCTCTCGTCAACTCGCTCATCCTGATCGGAGTCGCGGTCTCCGTGGCGATCGGCGCGGCGCTCCGGTTCGGCGGGCATCCCGAGGTGCACAGCGGGTGGATGCTCGGGGTCGCCGTCGTCGGCCTCATCGGCAACGTCACGGGACTGCTCGTGCTGCGCGGCGGCGCGAAGTCCTCCATCAACATGCGCGGCGCCTACCTCGAGGTGCTCGGGGACGCGTTCGGCTCGCTCGCGACCATCGCCGCGGCGATCGTGATCCTCACCACGGGCTTCGCGTGGGCGGACGCGATCGCGTCGATCGTCATCGCCGTGCTGATCGTGCCGCGGGCGTACTCACTGCTGCGCGAGGTGGTACGGGTGCTCAGCGAGTCGGCGCCGGCATCCACCGATGTGGCCGAGATCAGGGAACACCTTCTGGGCACCGACGGCGTGGTAGCGGTGCACGACGTGCACGTGTGGGCCATCACGTCGGGTGCCCCGGTGTTCTCGGCGCACGTCGTCGTGCAGCCGCAGGTCTTCGCACAGGGCAGAGCGGGCGCGCTGCTCGACGAGCTGGGCGGCTGCCTCAACCATCACTTCGACGTCGCGCACTCCACGTTCCGGCTCGAGCCCGCCGAGCACGCGGCGCACGAGGGCGACACGCACCGCTGA
- the rdgB gene encoding RdgB/HAM1 family non-canonical purine NTP pyrophosphatase, giving the protein MDATGEQTAGSASRVRVVLATHNAHKLREFAAIIADRLPQVELVSYDGPEPVEDGVTFAENALIKARVAARHTGAVALADDSGIAVDVLGGAPGVFSARWSGGHGDDAGNLALLLAQLGDVPDAHRGARYVCCIALVRPEADGEPGEERTVEGVWEGSLAREARGANGFGYDPAFVPDGSTLTAAELDPEVKNADSHRARAFRAMVPTLQELLAE; this is encoded by the coding sequence ATCGACGCCACCGGCGAGCAGACGGCCGGCTCGGCCTCCCGCGTGCGGGTCGTGCTCGCCACGCACAACGCGCACAAGCTGCGCGAGTTCGCGGCGATCATCGCCGACCGTCTGCCGCAGGTCGAGCTCGTCTCCTACGACGGACCGGAGCCCGTCGAAGACGGTGTGACGTTCGCCGAGAACGCCCTCATCAAGGCACGGGTCGCGGCCAGGCACACCGGCGCGGTGGCCCTCGCCGACGACTCCGGCATCGCGGTCGATGTGCTCGGGGGCGCGCCTGGCGTGTTCTCCGCTCGCTGGAGCGGCGGGCACGGCGACGACGCCGGCAATCTCGCCCTTCTGCTCGCGCAGCTCGGCGATGTGCCCGACGCGCACCGCGGGGCGCGTTACGTGTGCTGCATCGCTCTCGTGCGTCCGGAGGCAGACGGCGAACCCGGCGAAGAGCGCACCGTCGAGGGCGTCTGGGAAGGCTCGCTCGCGCGCGAGGCTCGCGGTGCGAACGGCTTCGGCTACGACCCCGCGTTCGTTCCCGACGGGTCGACGCTCACGGCGGCCGAGCTGGACCCCGAGGTGAAGAACGCCGACAGCCACCGCGCACGGGCCTTCCGCGCGATGGTGCCGACTCTGCAGGAGCTGCTGGCCGAGTAG
- the rph gene encoding ribonuclease PH yields MSEIIRADGRTTDQLREITIERGWSQQAEGSALISFGRTKVLCTASFTNGVPRWLTGKGKGWVTAEYSMLPRATNERSDRESVKGRIGGRTHEISRLIGRSIRAVVDTKALGENTIVLDCDVLQADGGTRTAAITGAYVALADALAWGKEHKFIGQRATPLIDSVSAVSVGIIDGEPMLDLAYVEDVRAETDMNVVVTGRGLFVEVQGTAEGAPFDRRELGSLLDLAEGGCRDLAVFQASALNPDAASTAS; encoded by the coding sequence GTGAGCGAGATCATCAGGGCCGACGGCCGAACCACCGACCAGCTGAGAGAGATCACCATCGAGCGCGGCTGGAGTCAGCAGGCCGAGGGCAGCGCCCTGATCTCGTTCGGTCGAACTAAGGTGCTGTGCACGGCGTCGTTCACCAACGGCGTGCCGCGCTGGCTCACCGGCAAAGGCAAGGGCTGGGTCACCGCCGAGTACTCGATGCTGCCGCGCGCCACCAACGAGCGCAGCGACCGCGAGTCGGTCAAGGGGCGCATCGGCGGTCGCACGCACGAGATCAGCCGGCTGATCGGCCGGAGCATCCGCGCCGTCGTCGACACGAAGGCCTTGGGCGAGAACACCATCGTGCTCGACTGCGATGTGCTGCAGGCAGATGGCGGAACGCGCACGGCCGCGATCACCGGTGCGTACGTCGCGCTCGCCGACGCCCTTGCCTGGGGCAAGGAGCACAAGTTCATCGGGCAGCGCGCGACACCGCTCATCGACAGCGTCTCCGCGGTGTCGGTCGGCATCATCGACGGCGAGCCCATGCTCGACCTGGCCTACGTCGAAGACGTGCGCGCCGAGACCGACATGAACGTCGTCGTCACGGGCCGCGGCTTGTTCGTCGAGGTGCAGGGCACGGCCGAGGGCGCGCCGTTCGATCGCCGCGAGCTGGGCTCCCTGCTCGACCTCGCCGAGGGTGGATGCCGCGACCTCGCCGTCTTCCAGGCCTCTGCGCTGAACCCCGACGCGGCATCCACGGCATCGTGA
- the murI gene encoding glutamate racemase: protein MTDAPIGIFDSGVGGLTVARAVRDQLPNESILYVGDTANSPYGPKPIAQVRALSLEALDFLVEQGVKMLVIACNTASSAMLRDARERYDVPVVEVIQPAVRRAVATTRTGRVGVIGTLGTVNSRAYEDAFAAAPELHLFTQACPRFVEFVEAGITSGQELLDVTADYLSPLQRARVDTLVLGCTHYPFLKGAISYVMGEGVSLVSSDVETANDVYRVLVSRGLERTATSEPSIRYEATGADTESFVRLAHRMLGTDVASVDVVRTGAIDLRDLRG from the coding sequence GTGACGGACGCGCCGATCGGGATCTTCGACTCCGGAGTGGGCGGACTCACGGTCGCCCGGGCCGTGCGCGACCAGCTGCCCAACGAGTCGATCCTCTACGTGGGCGACACGGCCAACTCGCCGTACGGGCCGAAGCCGATCGCTCAGGTGCGTGCCCTCTCGCTCGAAGCGCTCGACTTCCTCGTCGAGCAGGGTGTGAAGATGCTCGTCATCGCCTGCAACACCGCGTCGTCGGCCATGCTGCGCGACGCTCGCGAGCGTTACGACGTTCCGGTGGTCGAGGTGATCCAGCCCGCCGTGCGCCGTGCCGTGGCGACGACACGCACGGGAAGGGTCGGCGTGATCGGTACCCTCGGCACCGTCAACTCGAGGGCGTACGAGGATGCCTTCGCCGCGGCGCCGGAGCTGCACCTGTTCACGCAGGCCTGTCCCCGTTTCGTCGAGTTCGTCGAAGCGGGGATCACGAGCGGCCAGGAACTGCTGGATGTCACGGCCGACTACCTGAGCCCGCTGCAGCGTGCGCGCGTGGACACGCTGGTGCTCGGCTGCACTCACTACCCGTTCCTCAAGGGCGCCATCTCCTATGTGATGGGCGAGGGAGTCTCGTTGGTCTCCAGCGACGTGGAGACCGCCAACGACGTGTACCGGGTGTTGGTGTCCCGGGGGCTCGAGCGCACCGCGACGAGCGAGCCGAGCATCCGCTACGAGGCGACGGGCGCCGACACGGAGTCGTTCGTGCGTCTGGCGCACCGCATGCTCGGCACGGACGTGGCGTCGGTCGACGTGGTGCGCACCGGCGCGATCGATCTGCGCGATCTGCGTGGATGA